One Rhodococcus sp. P1Y DNA window includes the following coding sequences:
- a CDS encoding flavodoxin domain-containing protein — protein MAVVVLFGSETGTAEEVADKIADVLADHDAEVRDMLEYEVSDIDTDDFHVIICSTYGDGELPTGAEPFYEALVEDAPDLTGLKFALFGLGDKIYEDTFNRGGEIIAEKLVELGAEQVHEHARHDSSSNIKPKAQAEEWARELTGLLAG, from the coding sequence ATGGCAGTAGTCGTGTTGTTCGGTTCGGAGACCGGTACCGCCGAGGAGGTTGCAGACAAGATCGCGGACGTCCTCGCCGACCACGACGCCGAAGTTCGCGACATGCTCGAGTACGAAGTCTCGGACATCGACACCGACGACTTCCACGTGATCATCTGCTCGACCTACGGCGATGGCGAGCTGCCTACGGGCGCCGAACCGTTCTACGAGGCACTCGTCGAAGATGCGCCCGATCTGACGGGGCTCAAGTTCGCATTGTTCGGCCTCGGCGACAAGATCTACGAGGACACGTTCAACCGTGGCGGCGAGATCATCGCCGAGAAACTGGTGGAGTTGGGTGCGGAGCAAGTTCACGAGCACGCACGGCACGACAGTTCGTCGAATATCAAGCCCAAGGCTCAGGCCGAGGAATGGGCCCGCGAGCTGACCGGCCTACTTGCCGGCTGA